The proteins below are encoded in one region of Brachyspira intermedia PWS/A:
- a CDS encoding tetratricopeptide repeat protein — protein sequence MSIGSSRSKLEDGIKFFRNENYKEAIDSLEKIFSEKNDVESGYHLALAYAQIQDYDNTLQVFDKIMRRLDNPLRLMQAHIIVGYIYAVKEMYDLAEFELLDALSSGVENTQIHAALGYVYYKKGNIRKAIEHLRKAVNLDPKSANARNSLGFILADTETNIEEGIEEIRKALSIDPNNPAYLDSLGWAFLKKNDFERAKEFLTKAFELAPTNRDIKEHLLKLDKSSYKK from the coding sequence ATGAGTATAGGCTCTAGCAGAAGTAAATTAGAAGACGGAATAAAATTTTTTAGAAATGAAAACTACAAAGAAGCAATAGACTCTTTAGAAAAAATATTCTCAGAAAAAAATGACGTTGAATCCGGATATCATCTAGCATTAGCCTATGCACAAATTCAGGATTATGATAATACTCTTCAGGTATTTGATAAAATAATGAGAAGACTTGATAATCCTCTTAGACTTATGCAGGCTCATATAATAGTAGGATACATATACGCAGTAAAAGAGATGTATGATTTAGCCGAATTTGAACTTCTAGATGCTTTATCCTCTGGAGTTGAAAATACTCAGATACATGCGGCTTTGGGTTATGTTTATTATAAAAAAGGCAATATCAGAAAAGCTATAGAGCATTTGAGAAAAGCTGTTAATCTCGATCCAAAAAGTGCAAATGCTAGAAATTCTTTAGGATTTATTTTGGCAGATACAGAAACTAATATAGAAGAAGGAATAGAAGAAATTAGAAAAGCATTATCAATAGATCCTAATAATCCGGCTTATTTAGATTCATTAGGCTGGGCTTTCCTTAAGAAAAATGATTTTGAAAGAGCCAAAGAGTTTTTAACAAAGGCTTTTGAGCTTGCTCCTACAAACAGAGATATAAAAGAACATTTATTAAAATTAGATAAGTCTTCATATAAAAAATAA
- a CDS encoding imm68 putative immunity domain-containing protein, producing MYIDKLWGEYFGDCDDSLVLLEYFDENDNTQYSVKKIFTDFNVYNEYSTIKVDSFRKSKDIKYVCNGIEHNIDIVIDLILDLSVLILECLHNKKIYLKDLYSNSEKDKYISINADKEDIELFINILNDFSVNGSKYDLADMCDDETINNIAEKTKYIANEMSKFIY from the coding sequence ATGTATATAGATAAATTATGGGGAGAATATTTTGGTGATTGTGATGACTCATTAGTATTATTAGAGTATTTTGATGAGAATGATAATACTCAATATAGCGTTAAAAAAATATTTACTGACTTTAATGTATACAATGAATATTCTACAATAAAAGTTGATTCATTTAGAAAAAGTAAAGATATAAAATATGTTTGTAATGGTATTGAACATAATATAGATATAGTAATAGATTTAATATTAGATTTATCAGTATTAATTTTAGAATGTCTTCATAACAAAAAAATATATTTAAAAGATTTATATAGTAATTCTGAAAAAGATAAATATATATCAATAAATGCTGATAAGGAAGATATAGAATTATTTATAAATATATTAAATGACTTTTCTGTTAATGGTTCTAAGTATGATTTAGCCGATATGTGTGATGATGAAACTATTAATAATATTGCTGAAAAGACAAAATATATAGCAAATGAAATGTCAAAATTTATATATTAA
- a CDS encoding patatin-like phospholipase family protein, whose protein sequence is MKKLGLVLGGGGGLGSYQIGVWKALREYEVDKMIKAISGTSVGVLNACLIAQNNYDIAEYIWTNEIEDKILSKKKMDKNNNYISSNGIFSRKGLIEIIEKYLNIDIIINYEYPIYATAVNLKNIDAEYFKLNNKSAKEIKEIMMATSAIPVIFGRQTIEGVDYIDGGVEILKGNNLPLKPLYEENCDEIIAINLYKESTREKFNNCKVYEIVPSNDIGNFFNGAMDFSLEGAKMRIKEGYNDAKNMLKEIFKMGKTQLENLENNNMLYMYENDNAAERKKLKNKLNKAIDSLKIDDNK, encoded by the coding sequence ATGAAAAAATTAGGTTTAGTTTTAGGCGGAGGCGGTGGACTTGGAAGCTATCAAATAGGAGTATGGAAGGCTTTAAGAGAATATGAAGTAGATAAAATGATTAAAGCAATATCCGGTACTTCTGTAGGCGTTCTTAATGCATGTTTGATAGCACAGAATAATTATGATATAGCGGAATATATTTGGACTAATGAAATAGAAGATAAAATACTCTCAAAAAAGAAAATGGACAAAAATAATAATTATATATCTTCAAACGGAATTTTCAGCAGAAAAGGCTTAATAGAAATAATAGAAAAATATTTAAATATTGACATCATTATCAATTATGAATATCCAATATATGCCACTGCAGTAAATTTAAAAAACATTGATGCTGAATATTTCAAATTAAACAACAAATCAGCAAAAGAAATAAAAGAAATAATGATGGCAACAAGTGCAATACCGGTGATATTTGGAAGACAGACAATAGAAGGGGTTGATTATATAGATGGCGGCGTTGAAATATTAAAAGGAAATAACTTGCCTTTAAAGCCTCTTTATGAAGAAAACTGCGATGAAATAATAGCCATTAATTTATACAAAGAAAGCACCAGAGAAAAATTCAATAATTGCAAAGTTTATGAGATAGTACCAAGCAATGATATAGGAAACTTCTTTAATGGGGCTATGGATTTTTCACTTGAAGGTGCTAAAATGCGTATTAAAGAAGGCTACAATGATGCCAAAAATATGCTTAAAGAAATATTTAAAATGGGTAAAACACAATTAGAAAATTTAGAAAACAATAATATGCTTTATATGTATGAAAATGATAATGCCGCAGAAAGAAAAAAATTAAAAAATAAACTTAATAAAGCAATAGATAGTCTAAAAATAGATGATAATAAATAA
- a CDS encoding tetratricopeptide repeat protein, whose translation MDFTIPYENEIDEKDKTIIQEYILNNIKDYENNSTKLTELIIEAVSSLSAGKSRTEYLAKQGFLENIINSITGQNRKIRGEIDYNYAVVKNASLKMIEYLANQNKITYEGLIYLNNKLNNIERNIEEELITICNNVRESFNVILNKINKESNRIDSLEKKVQLLEFKAASNILEFDNIKYIDMDNIEKIICLSNDLFTKISSVNNSDNNIPKENIYMIKSILFDFNVDMNQKIKVNDIYCKLIEKPNFINKLFLNTQNNINTYEYIIPILSGIKKIEKLDKEESYIINSIMKINPNINIKDIKIDLVNEYGINISNFDYNTEITNYDIIILIINELKMISKNFNPPIKYSDSKKSIELAREYFENKKYKKAMAECDSILFQDKDNKEARHIKIESLYKLLIKEVRNFESPLCYKEIAKIYLIKKDYENTLKYLNKYFDSYSSNKEIFKYKEKLQFQYKKIMEYEEKTNKKLEKTTDQNKRDYLEFINDFWGVYLNKI comes from the coding sequence ATGGATTTTACTATACCTTATGAAAATGAAATTGATGAAAAAGATAAAACTATAATACAAGAATATATACTCAATAATATAAAAGATTATGAAAACAATTCAACTAAATTAACAGAACTTATTATAGAAGCTGTATCATCTTTAAGTGCAGGAAAATCCAGAACTGAATATTTAGCAAAACAAGGTTTTTTAGAAAATATAATTAATTCCATAACAGGACAAAATAGAAAGATAAGAGGCGAAATTGATTATAATTATGCTGTAGTAAAAAATGCCTCATTGAAAATGATAGAATATTTAGCAAATCAAAACAAAATCACTTATGAAGGGCTTATATATTTAAATAATAAATTAAATAATATAGAAAGAAATATTGAAGAAGAATTAATTACAATATGCAATAATGTAAGAGAATCATTTAATGTAATACTAAATAAAATTAATAAAGAATCAAACAGAATAGATTCATTAGAAAAAAAAGTTCAATTATTAGAGTTCAAAGCTGCATCTAATATTCTTGAATTTGATAATATAAAATACATCGATATGGATAATATAGAAAAAATTATATGCTTGAGCAATGATCTATTTACAAAAATATCAAGTGTCAATAATTCAGATAATAATATACCAAAAGAAAATATTTATATGATAAAATCTATATTATTTGATTTCAATGTTGATATGAATCAAAAAATAAAAGTAAATGATATATACTGCAAATTGATAGAAAAACCTAATTTCATAAATAAACTCTTTTTGAATACTCAAAATAATATTAATACTTATGAATATATTATACCAATATTAAGCGGCATAAAAAAGATAGAAAAATTGGATAAAGAAGAAAGTTATATAATCAACTCAATAATGAAAATAAATCCTAATATAAATATAAAAGATATAAAAATTGACTTAGTAAATGAATACGGAATAAATATATCAAATTTTGATTATAATACTGAGATTACAAATTATGATATTATAATACTAATTATAAATGAACTTAAAATGATATCAAAAAATTTCAATCCTCCAATAAAATATTCAGACTCCAAAAAATCCATAGAATTAGCTAGAGAATATTTTGAAAATAAAAAATATAAAAAGGCAATGGCAGAATGTGATTCTATACTATTTCAAGATAAAGATAATAAAGAAGCAAGACATATCAAAATAGAAAGTTTATATAAACTTTTAATAAAAGAAGTAAGAAATTTTGAATCGCCCTTATGCTATAAAGAGATAGCTAAAATATATTTAATAAAAAAAGACTATGAGAACACATTGAAATATTTAAATAAATACTTTGATTCATATTCCTCAAATAAAGAAATATTTAAATACAAAGAAAAACTTCAATTTCAATATAAAAAAATAATGGAATATGAAGAAAAAACTAATAAGAAACTTGAAAAAACTACGGATCAAAACAAGAGGGATTATTTAGAGTTTATAAATGATTTTTGGGGAGTATATTTAAATAAAATTTAA
- a CDS encoding alpha/beta hydrolase, with protein sequence MKNIFIMLCFLILFVSCSNTNIANTNNTNVIISTNEDGSIVFEQKDVVYNIDYKPNVVYANKDNTDLTLQIMIPRTLNVDTNAKYPLVVYIQGSAWRKQNVYRNLVALGDFARRGYVVAIVEYRPSDTAVFPAQIEDTRDAIKFMLYNSDKYNADTNNLFVWGDSSGGHTSLFTAIPLNDNDNTIPNINAIISYYPPTDLLEMRNDPLGSTTGDANSPEGIFIGRKNVYDYPEEAKKISPYYEISKAKNLPPIFLAHGTSDGLVPFNQSKILADKLKEENRVYEFYAIKDADHGDWQFWTKDMFDLVENFINKYKK encoded by the coding sequence ATGAAAAATATATTTATAATGTTGTGTTTTTTAATTTTATTTGTTTCATGCAGTAATACTAATATTGCCAATACAAATAATACTAATGTTATAATCTCTACAAATGAAGATGGAAGCATAGTTTTTGAGCAAAAGGATGTTGTTTATAATATTGACTATAAACCTAATGTTGTTTATGCTAATAAAGATAATACAGATTTAACACTTCAAATAATGATTCCTAGAACTCTTAATGTTGATACTAATGCAAAATATCCTTTAGTAGTTTATATACAAGGTTCGGCATGGAGAAAGCAGAATGTATATAGAAATTTGGTTGCTCTTGGTGATTTTGCTAGAAGGGGATATGTTGTTGCTATAGTGGAATACAGGCCAAGCGATACAGCAGTTTTTCCGGCACAAATAGAGGATACAAGAGATGCAATTAAATTCATGCTTTATAATTCTGATAAATATAATGCTGATACTAATAATTTATTTGTTTGGGGCGATTCTTCCGGAGGACATACTTCATTATTTACAGCAATACCATTGAATGATAATGATAATACAATACCAAATATAAATGCAATAATTTCTTATTATCCTCCTACAGACTTACTTGAAATGAGAAATGATCCTCTAGGCTCTACTACAGGAGATGCAAACAGTCCTGAAGGAATTTTTATAGGCAGAAAAAATGTTTATGATTATCCTGAGGAAGCTAAAAAGATAAGCCCTTATTATGAGATTTCAAAAGCTAAAAACTTACCTCCTATATTTTTGGCACATGGTACGTCTGATGGATTAGTACCTTTTAATCAAAGTAAAATTTTAGCTGATAAATTAAAAGAAGAGAACAGAGTTTATGAATTCTATGCTATAAAAGATGCTGATCATGGCGATTGGCAGTTTTGGACTAAAGATATGTTTGATTTAGTTGAAAATTTTATAAATAAGTATAAAAAGTAA
- a CDS encoding HAD family hydrolase, which yields MLNNNIKLLIFDMDGTIIDSAYLNYYSYYNALKEFNIELDKDYYYNKCFGLHYKVFTKNVLELNNKITSDENKNNELIESVHNLKEKIYLENLNLIQIHPFILETLIDNYNKKENKKYTALATTASPKGVYGILKEFQLEKLFDLVITGNDVEKKKPHPEIFLKCFNHFNVEEKESIIFEDSEVGLEAANQTNAWVIKIEKWAK from the coding sequence ATGTTAAACAATAATATAAAACTACTCATATTCGATATGGACGGCACTATAATAGACAGTGCATATTTAAATTATTATTCCTATTACAATGCTCTTAAAGAATTCAATATAGAATTAGATAAAGATTATTATTATAATAAATGCTTTGGACTTCATTATAAAGTATTTACAAAAAACGTTTTAGAATTAAATAATAAAATTACATCTGATGAAAATAAAAATAATGAATTAATAGAATCAGTACATAATTTAAAAGAAAAGATATATTTAGAAAATCTCAATCTTATACAAATTCACCCATTCATATTAGAAACTTTAATTGATAACTATAATAAAAAAGAAAATAAAAAATACACAGCATTAGCAACGACAGCATCTCCAAAAGGAGTATATGGAATATTAAAAGAATTCCAGCTTGAAAAATTATTTGATTTAGTTATCACAGGCAATGATGTAGAAAAAAAGAAACCTCACCCTGAGATATTCTTAAAATGCTTTAATCATTTCAATGTAGAAGAAAAAGAAAGCATTATATTTGAAGACAGCGAAGTTGGTCTTGAAGCTGCCAATCAAACTAATGCTTGGGTTATAAAAATAGAAAAATGGGCTAAATAA